In Qingshengfaniella alkalisoli, a single genomic region encodes these proteins:
- a CDS encoding SPFH domain-containing protein: MTETQIFFLVIAVLVIFTISRGLRIVPQADKWIVERFGKFQRVLGPGINLIIPFVDRIPHKITVLERQLPNASQDAITSDNVLVDLETSVFYRIIQPEKTVYRIRDIDSAIATTVAGIVRSAVGKIELDEVQSNRSALIAEIKAAVEDAVEQWGIEVTRAEILDVNLDEATRNAMLQQLNAERARRASVTQAEGEKRAIELKADAQLYEASKLADARRIEADAEAYATEVVAAAIAKNGIEAAQYQVALKQVDALAALGDSSGTSTILVPANALDAFGDAFKMLKGLK, translated from the coding sequence ATGACGGAAACTCAGATCTTTTTTCTGGTTATCGCGGTTCTGGTCATATTCACGATCTCACGCGGACTACGAATCGTGCCCCAAGCGGACAAGTGGATTGTCGAACGTTTCGGAAAGTTCCAGCGGGTCCTTGGCCCCGGCATCAACCTCATCATCCCGTTCGTTGACCGCATCCCACACAAGATCACCGTTCTCGAGCGCCAGTTGCCCAATGCCAGCCAGGATGCGATCACCTCAGACAACGTCCTGGTGGATCTCGAAACCAGTGTCTTTTACCGCATCATCCAGCCCGAAAAGACTGTCTATCGCATCCGCGACATCGACAGCGCGATTGCCACCACTGTTGCGGGGATTGTGCGCTCTGCCGTGGGCAAGATCGAACTCGACGAGGTTCAGTCCAACCGCTCTGCACTGATCGCCGAGATCAAAGCCGCAGTCGAGGACGCGGTAGAGCAATGGGGGATAGAGGTCACCCGCGCCGAAATTCTGGACGTGAATCTCGACGAGGCGACCCGCAACGCCATGCTGCAGCAACTTAATGCAGAACGCGCAAGGCGGGCATCGGTGACACAGGCCGAGGGCGAAAAGCGCGCGATCGAGCTGAAGGCCGATGCCCAGCTTTACGAGGCCAGCAAACTGGCTGACGCCCGCCGTATCGAAGCCGATGCCGAAGCTTATGCCACAGAGGTGGTTGCCGCAGCGATTGCGAAGAACGGGATCGAAGCCGCGCAGTATCAGGTCGCGCTGAAGCAGGTTGATGCTTTGGCCGCTCTGGGAGATAGTTCTGGCACCTCCACCATTCTGGTGCCGGCCAACGCGCTGGACGCCTTCGGCGACGCATTCAAGATGCTCAAGGGGCTGAAATGA
- a CDS encoding mechanosensitive ion channel family protein: MRRLPEFHAQIIDYPPLQAVQYLSWRDEQIRFTGPYIPYSVVEKLPELLHGLVCGTPTWKVMLVLVFWTLLLFVMIFWSRLVSRLGAERSAVWGLALRLTTPLVLSMFATAMHGFMRTQINLSGSFAEAMDLWATGLVYIGLAWVAWLAVFLAFETIIALPAIPDDSHDAHLLRLLARVGSLLASVAVPVWGASDLGIPALGLVAGLGVGGFAHALAAQSTVENLFGGVSIFADRPFRVGDIILYGGSTGIVGAIGPRSSRIRGLDGTLTTVPSGALAKMHITNYSTRDKCLFRQVIGLGYETSPAQFEWLLAQIRKHVSAHPLVEEDEAGMPRARILGFADSAIEVEVRANVMASNWEESTGVPAPRAEGGTNGVGGGHRPCSCGSDGDNRCLHWLRRGFSIHPQSRLATARGSARSRTVSQSPPERAALSLQGYMLSCQDIHRKVSTCRDAAACTAHATHAGDGVSPRLAPGGRPAQALAGRLMLPVSKDTFLRNVREATEDPAVTPRVVSIDDDWVWRKGRVTLRCRS; this comes from the coding sequence ATGAGGCGACTACCGGAATTTCACGCGCAGATCATAGACTACCCACCCCTGCAAGCGGTCCAGTATCTCAGCTGGCGGGACGAGCAGATCCGCTTCACCGGGCCATACATTCCCTATTCGGTCGTCGAGAAACTCCCCGAGCTTTTGCATGGTCTCGTTTGCGGAACACCCACATGGAAGGTCATGCTGGTTCTGGTTTTCTGGACGCTGCTCCTATTCGTCATGATCTTCTGGTCCCGTCTGGTGTCGCGCCTGGGGGCAGAGCGGAGCGCAGTCTGGGGGCTAGCACTCCGCCTGACGACGCCGCTTGTGCTGTCAATGTTCGCAACCGCGATGCATGGCTTCATGCGGACTCAGATAAACCTTTCCGGAAGTTTTGCCGAAGCCATGGACCTTTGGGCCACGGGCCTTGTCTATATCGGGCTGGCTTGGGTGGCCTGGCTTGCCGTGTTCCTTGCCTTCGAGACGATTATTGCGCTGCCGGCGATCCCCGATGACAGCCATGATGCACATCTACTGCGCCTTCTGGCGCGGGTCGGATCACTGCTGGCAAGTGTGGCAGTACCGGTTTGGGGGGCCAGCGATCTTGGCATTCCCGCTCTTGGGCTGGTCGCAGGGCTCGGTGTTGGTGGTTTTGCGCATGCTCTTGCGGCGCAATCCACGGTCGAAAACCTGTTCGGGGGTGTTTCCATCTTTGCCGATCGCCCCTTCCGGGTGGGCGATATCATCCTCTATGGTGGTTCGACCGGGATCGTCGGGGCGATCGGGCCGAGGTCCAGCCGCATCCGCGGGCTGGATGGAACGCTGACCACTGTTCCCAGCGGCGCCTTGGCCAAGATGCATATCACCAACTATTCAACGCGGGACAAGTGTCTGTTCCGGCAAGTCATCGGACTGGGATATGAAACCTCGCCCGCACAGTTCGAGTGGCTACTGGCTCAGATCCGCAAACACGTTTCGGCCCACCCTCTGGTGGAGGAAGACGAAGCCGGCATGCCGCGCGCCCGCATTCTTGGTTTCGCCGATTCCGCGATCGAAGTGGAAGTGCGCGCCAACGTCATGGCATCCAACTGGGAAGAGTCGACGGGCGTTCCTGCACCGAGGGCTGAAGGCGGAACGAATGGAGTTGGTGGAGGACACCGTCCTTGTTCATGCGGGAGCGACGGGGACAACCGCTGCCTGCACTGGCTGCGACGAGGTTTCTCGATACATCCACAGTCACGATTGGCGACGGCTCGCGGATCTGCTCGCTCACGGACGGTAAGTCAGAGTCCTCCTGAACGTGCGGCCCTTTCGCTGCAGGGCTATATGTTGTCTTGTCAGGATATTCACCGAAAGGTTTCCACTTGCCGTGACGCTGCTGCATGCACGGCGCACGCCACGCATGCAGGGGACGGTGTATCACCTCGCCTTGCCCCCGGTGGTCGCCCCGCGCAGGCACTTGCCGGGCGGCTAATGCTGCCGGTGAGCAAGGATACTTTCCTGCGTAACGTCCGGGAGGCGACTGAAGACCCTGCTGTGACACCCCGTGTGGTCAGCATCGATGACGACTGGGTCTGGCGCAAGGGGCGCGTAACTTTACGGTGCCGGTCTTGA
- a CDS encoding ROK family transcriptional regulator, which yields MQPTEVRKLSDGANSTGVRAHNERLTMSTIQRYGQLPGSEISKLTGLSPQTVSNILRKLEGEGFLQRCEPNRGRVGKPSVPMALNPDGALSFGMKIGRRSADLLVMNLKGEVLGQRKTTFKYPMPVEIFSFLQNGIAELSANLSKEQRKRLCGIGIAAPTEIWSWTDVLGAPDDFKIWSRIDLQQELSLISDLPVFLENDATAACRAEHVFGRGREFTDYAYFFIGSFIGGGVVQNSSVTVGAKKNAGAFGSLRVTRLNGDEIALIDAASLYLLDAAIVQDGFDGSVLWRNPQDWSGFATQADHWIKHAAHALAHATRSIGSVLDFEAVLIDGAFPPGIRRQLVECTRSELLKLDLRGMLPPQPEEASIGANARAVGAACAPIYAQYLFP from the coding sequence ATGCAACCGACTGAAGTCCGCAAATTAAGCGACGGCGCGAACTCCACAGGTGTGCGTGCCCATAACGAACGGCTCACCATGTCCACGATCCAGCGCTATGGGCAGCTTCCCGGCAGCGAGATTTCCAAACTCACGGGCCTGTCGCCACAAACCGTATCCAACATACTGCGCAAGCTTGAAGGGGAAGGTTTCCTGCAACGGTGCGAACCCAACCGGGGGCGGGTCGGCAAACCATCCGTGCCAATGGCCCTGAACCCCGATGGCGCACTGTCCTTCGGAATGAAAATCGGACGAAGATCTGCCGATCTGTTGGTGATGAACCTCAAAGGCGAGGTTCTGGGACAACGGAAGACAACATTCAAATATCCGATGCCTGTCGAGATCTTTTCCTTTCTCCAGAACGGTATCGCGGAGCTATCAGCCAATCTGAGCAAGGAGCAACGAAAGCGCCTTTGCGGCATCGGCATCGCCGCGCCGACCGAGATTTGGAGCTGGACGGATGTACTCGGCGCCCCCGATGATTTCAAGATATGGAGCAGAATCGATCTCCAGCAGGAATTATCTCTGATCAGCGATCTGCCCGTCTTTCTCGAAAACGATGCGACCGCCGCCTGCCGTGCCGAGCATGTGTTTGGTCGCGGGCGAGAGTTCACGGATTATGCTTACTTCTTCATAGGTTCCTTCATCGGTGGAGGCGTCGTGCAAAACTCCAGCGTGACGGTCGGTGCAAAGAAGAACGCAGGTGCTTTTGGTTCTTTGCGGGTGACGCGGCTCAATGGTGATGAGATAGCCTTAATCGACGCCGCATCGCTGTATCTGCTGGACGCTGCCATCGTTCAGGACGGGTTTGATGGCTCGGTACTTTGGCGAAACCCGCAGGACTGGTCCGGTTTTGCTACCCAAGCGGATCATTGGATCAAACACGCGGCGCATGCCTTGGCCCACGCCACGCGATCTATCGGCAGCGTGCTGGATTTCGAAGCGGTTCTGATTGATGGCGCATTTCCACCTGGCATTCGCAGGCAACTGGTAGAATGCACCCGATCCGAGCTTTTGAAACTTGACCTGCGCGGCATGCTGCCGCCTCAGCCGGAAGAAGCCTCCATCGGAGCAAATGCCCGCGCTGTGGGTGCCGCCTGCGCCCCGATCTACGCCCAGTATCTGTTTCCTTGA
- a CDS encoding DUF2339 domain-containing protein, which translates to MAGFAFLLSCFLLIGSGLGIITFTRARRVERRLREMEAQLQQLIDGGDLLADGASAASREASTTSAFDGSQPEQAHGRDAPERSVAPLSKSSQGTKQKKPARSTPERKPLSAHTTPARVSLEERFGTRWVVWAGGLALVLGGVFLVRYSIEAGLLTPPARVLAGVLLGLALLAGGEWLRRKYPDAPDRPRAYIPGVLTFAGTTTVFASIFAAHVLYGLIGSVAAFLLLACVALLTLAAAILHGPAIASYGLIASYVVPFLVQSDQASAWPLALYGIAVTCAAYTVARLRLWRWLAFAGATGALLWGHLIALAAIDTGMAGALAAYDLVVFALAAFVFVISFSPRNAAQVPGRQDRAAALILFLHAGPLLYLLQIDHFSALSVIMVATVAIALLLIATEWPVVAVAAPGAGVLLILGFLSWDVPLSTIDLQQYPVAASRIAAALADPDADGFVQVGLLFAFLSGGLSAWGAWRSAGRWALAATGVGTPLALIGIGYFRLSPFEVNLMFSGIALALAAAFLCITTVLDRNLRPAIFGRDAAVTAYATGTVGAIAAAMAMALQDGWLPVALALLAAGAVWVHCQRPLPKLPMVAFGVALLSCAAIAHQPTIVGPDRLGTTPIMNALLYGYGVPALAFSFAAWRLARHARDRVQQLFEALALFLCLTTLAVLVHHAMNDGAMHTAPETLAEWSLHSLVMLVGGIAAGRLDRVAHSSVLRHGSLGLSLAGFATIAGLHLFVLNPLVSGESIGEGAVLNLLLVAYLLPALLCAAIALWAGRHRPGWYRLVAGGLSGALAFAWVSLEVRAVFHRPYLDAGGSGPLELYSYSVAWLALGILLLLLGFRLRLRLLRLVSAAFVLAAVAKVFLVDMSGLDGVWRALSFIGLGVALIGIGLLYQRVLTKPGAEPFQSVR; encoded by the coding sequence ATGGCTGGTTTCGCATTTCTGCTGAGTTGCTTTCTCCTGATCGGCAGCGGGCTGGGCATTATCACCTTTACCCGGGCCCGTCGTGTCGAACGCCGACTACGTGAGATGGAGGCGCAGCTACAGCAGCTGATCGATGGTGGAGATCTCCTGGCCGACGGTGCCAGCGCCGCATCGCGCGAGGCATCGACGACCAGCGCCTTCGATGGCTCTCAGCCCGAACAGGCGCACGGACGAGACGCGCCTGAGAGATCTGTCGCGCCACTCTCCAAGAGTTCGCAGGGCACGAAGCAGAAAAAACCTGCTCGCTCAACGCCCGAGCGCAAGCCGCTCAGCGCACACACGACACCTGCGCGAGTCTCGCTGGAGGAACGGTTCGGTACACGGTGGGTTGTCTGGGCCGGCGGGTTGGCGTTGGTACTGGGCGGTGTGTTCCTCGTTCGCTATTCGATAGAGGCCGGTTTGCTCACGCCGCCGGCACGGGTTCTCGCCGGTGTGCTCTTGGGGCTGGCGCTGCTTGCAGGGGGTGAGTGGCTTCGCCGCAAATATCCCGATGCACCGGATCGACCACGTGCCTATATTCCCGGAGTCCTGACGTTCGCGGGAACAACCACAGTATTCGCGAGCATCTTCGCAGCACACGTTCTCTATGGGCTGATAGGATCGGTCGCTGCCTTTCTGCTGCTGGCCTGCGTCGCGTTGCTGACTCTTGCAGCCGCCATTCTCCACGGGCCCGCCATTGCGTCCTACGGGCTGATCGCGAGCTATGTCGTTCCCTTCCTGGTTCAGTCCGACCAGGCTTCGGCATGGCCGTTGGCACTTTACGGTATCGCCGTCACCTGTGCAGCTTATACGGTGGCACGTCTTCGCCTGTGGCGCTGGCTGGCGTTCGCAGGTGCGACGGGTGCGTTGCTCTGGGGTCACCTCATCGCGCTGGCCGCAATCGATACCGGGATGGCAGGGGCGCTCGCCGCCTACGATCTGGTGGTTTTCGCCCTCGCGGCCTTCGTCTTCGTCATATCATTCTCTCCCAGAAATGCGGCACAGGTGCCGGGACGGCAGGACCGGGCCGCAGCGCTGATCCTGTTCCTTCATGCTGGACCGTTGCTCTACCTGCTGCAAATCGACCACTTCAGCGCACTGTCGGTGATCATGGTTGCCACCGTTGCCATCGCCCTGCTCCTGATCGCCACGGAGTGGCCTGTCGTGGCGGTGGCCGCACCCGGCGCAGGTGTATTGCTGATCCTCGGGTTCCTGTCCTGGGATGTACCGCTTTCGACGATCGACCTTCAACAGTACCCGGTGGCTGCCTCTCGTATCGCGGCTGCGTTGGCCGATCCCGATGCCGACGGGTTCGTCCAAGTCGGTCTTCTGTTCGCGTTCCTGTCAGGCGGACTGAGTGCGTGGGGCGCATGGCGGTCGGCTGGACGTTGGGCGCTGGCCGCGACCGGTGTGGGCACGCCGCTGGCGCTGATCGGCATCGGTTATTTCCGCCTGTCCCCATTCGAGGTCAACCTGATGTTCAGCGGGATCGCCCTCGCTCTCGCAGCGGCTTTCCTTTGCATCACGACCGTTCTGGACCGCAACCTTCGCCCCGCCATTTTCGGCCGCGATGCGGCGGTGACCGCCTACGCCACCGGCACCGTGGGCGCCATCGCCGCCGCCATGGCAATGGCGCTGCAGGACGGCTGGTTGCCGGTGGCGCTGGCCCTGCTTGCCGCCGGAGCCGTCTGGGTCCACTGCCAGCGCCCGCTGCCCAAGCTCCCGATGGTGGCCTTCGGTGTCGCGCTCCTGAGTTGTGCCGCCATCGCCCATCAGCCGACCATAGTCGGCCCGGATCGCCTGGGGACAACCCCGATCATGAACGCCTTGCTCTACGGCTACGGTGTTCCCGCGCTCGCGTTCAGCTTCGCGGCCTGGCGGCTGGCACGACACGCGCGCGATCGCGTGCAGCAACTCTTCGAGGCGCTCGCGTTGTTCCTGTGCCTCACGACGCTTGCGGTTCTCGTCCATCACGCCATGAACGACGGTGCGATGCACACGGCCCCCGAGACACTGGCGGAATGGAGCCTTCACAGCCTGGTGATGCTTGTGGGCGGAATCGCCGCAGGCCGGCTTGATCGAGTGGCTCACAGTTCGGTTCTTCGCCATGGCAGTCTCGGCCTGAGCCTGGCCGGCTTCGCGACTATCGCCGGCCTGCATCTGTTTGTTCTCAACCCGTTGGTCAGCGGAGAATCCATCGGGGAAGGCGCGGTTCTCAACCTGCTGCTCGTCGCCTACCTGCTTCCGGCATTGCTCTGTGCGGCAATCGCGCTCTGGGCGGGCAGGCATCGTCCCGGCTGGTATCGTCTGGTTGCCGGGGGGCTGTCGGGAGCACTGGCATTCGCCTGGGTGTCGCTGGAGGTCCGCGCCGTCTTTCATCGCCCCTATCTGGACGCGGGCGGAAGCGGACCGCTGGAACTCTACAGCTACTCGGTGGCTTGGCTAGCTCTCGGTATCCTGCTGCTCCTGCTAGGATTCCGCCTGCGCCTGCGCCTGCTCCGACTGGTTTCGGCCGCATTCGTTCTGGCGGCGGTCGCGAAGGTATTCCTGGTGGATATGTCGGGGCTCGACGGGGTGTGGCGGGCGCTTTCATTCATCGGCCTTGGTGTCGCCCTGATCGGAATCGGACTTCTCTATCAGCGCGTTCTGACGAAGCCGGGCGCAGAGCCGTTTCAGAGCGTCAGGTAG
- a CDS encoding NfeD family protein, with translation MIDLVGFINPHTAIFWFVFGAALIVLEILLPSFLALGFGIGAWIVAVVLYFLDPAEGSAPFIFMSWALLSAAVWIVLRKIFRNRAADEDPYDGDINEY, from the coding sequence ATGATAGATTTGGTAGGTTTTATAAATCCGCACACCGCCATTTTCTGGTTCGTCTTCGGCGCGGCGCTGATCGTTCTGGAAATACTGCTGCCGTCATTTCTGGCGCTCGGTTTCGGAATTGGCGCCTGGATCGTCGCGGTGGTGCTCTACTTCCTTGATCCCGCCGAGGGCTCCGCCCCGTTTATCTTTATGTCCTGGGCATTGCTCTCTGCGGCCGTCTGGATCGTGCTTCGGAAAATATTCCGCAATCGCGCGGCCGACGAAGACCCCTATGACGGCGATATCAACGAATACTGA
- a CDS encoding nucleoside/nucleotide kinase family protein, which translates to MPEVVTFDQLFQFAHRLLLHADRQFLAIAGAPGSGKSTSAELIQKRLEQLAPKQSALLPMDGFHYDDDVLRSLGRYERKGASDTFDVGGLRATLQRLRARDEPDVAVPVFCRDRELSRGSARLIPAEVQVIIVEGNYLLLDQNPWSSLQPFFDLTCMIDVDEPELSQRLYARWQGYGLNDAQIRQKLDGNDLPNVAVVRDHSVPADLVFKQ; encoded by the coding sequence ATGCCCGAGGTCGTCACGTTTGATCAGTTGTTCCAGTTCGCCCATCGATTGCTTTTGCACGCCGACCGGCAGTTTCTGGCGATTGCCGGCGCACCAGGATCCGGAAAAAGCACCAGTGCAGAGCTGATTCAAAAACGCCTTGAACAGCTGGCCCCCAAGCAAAGTGCGCTGTTGCCGATGGACGGGTTTCACTATGATGACGATGTTTTGCGTTCGCTGGGTCGGTATGAACGCAAGGGGGCGTCCGATACGTTCGATGTGGGTGGCCTTCGTGCGACGTTGCAGCGACTGCGAGCCAGAGACGAACCCGACGTCGCGGTTCCGGTATTTTGCCGGGATCGCGAGTTGTCCCGCGGTTCTGCACGATTGATACCCGCTGAAGTTCAGGTGATCATCGTCGAAGGAAACTACCTGTTGCTCGATCAGAATCCCTGGTCATCGTTGCAGCCGTTTTTCGATCTAACCTGCATGATCGATGTCGATGAACCGGAACTGTCACAACGCCTATATGCGCGCTGGCAGGGATATGGATTAAATGACGCTCAAATCAGGCAAAAACTGGACGGCAATGATCTGCCCAACGTTGCGGTGGTGCGCGATCACAGTGTTCCGGCGGATCTGGTGTTCAAACAATAA
- a CDS encoding mandelate racemase/muconate lactonizing enzyme family protein — protein sequence MKITDLRCALLGQSPVVRIITDAGIDGYAQAETWKPFLLPNILALKELLIGADPTDVERCMRRIRHRGGFKPWGAAVSVVEMALWDIAGKVAGVPVYKLLGGKQRDRVRVYNGAKRTPLEGFTPQDYARNCEHMLGQPEDFTILKQPIGFHSKMRREVPDFFYGDPEAGDHHGQHDRGLLTERGLQHMVDCVAAMKEVCGDRIGLALDCGPGWTVPDAIRFARAVEPFNLLWLEDLLTGDYAPFVNADSYREVTRSTATPIHTGEQIYLRQNYKDLIEGKSVNIIGPDPCDVGGIAELKWIAEYADLHGILVAPHGTANGLLGLAALVQMSAALPANYIGFEYPVGDPDWWYDIVEGLPDPIVCDGHIDVPNRPGMGVDLIPEKAMAYLAPEHAGFFD from the coding sequence ATGAAGATCACTGATCTGCGTTGCGCCCTATTGGGCCAGAGTCCGGTCGTGCGTATCATCACCGATGCAGGGATCGACGGGTACGCGCAAGCCGAAACCTGGAAGCCCTTTCTGTTGCCGAACATCTTGGCGCTCAAGGAGCTACTCATCGGCGCGGATCCGACCGATGTCGAGCGGTGCATGCGCCGCATTCGGCATCGGGGTGGCTTCAAGCCTTGGGGCGCAGCCGTGAGTGTAGTTGAAATGGCTTTGTGGGACATCGCAGGCAAGGTGGCGGGCGTGCCAGTCTACAAGCTTCTGGGTGGCAAGCAGCGTGATCGCGTCAGGGTCTATAACGGCGCAAAACGTACTCCCCTCGAAGGATTTACCCCGCAGGACTACGCCCGGAACTGCGAACACATGCTAGGGCAGCCCGAAGACTTCACGATCTTGAAACAGCCCATCGGCTTTCACAGCAAGATGCGGCGCGAGGTTCCGGATTTCTTCTACGGTGACCCCGAAGCGGGCGATCATCACGGACAGCATGACCGCGGCCTGCTGACTGAACGTGGCCTTCAACATATGGTGGATTGCGTGGCTGCCATGAAGGAGGTCTGCGGAGATCGCATAGGGCTGGCACTGGACTGTGGCCCGGGCTGGACTGTGCCCGACGCCATTCGTTTTGCACGCGCGGTAGAGCCGTTCAACCTGCTATGGCTCGAAGACCTGCTGACAGGCGACTACGCTCCCTTCGTCAATGCCGACAGCTATCGCGAAGTGACGCGCTCGACGGCAACCCCTATTCACACGGGCGAGCAAATCTATCTGCGGCAAAACTACAAGGATCTGATCGAAGGAAAGTCCGTGAACATCATAGGCCCCGACCCTTGCGATGTTGGTGGCATCGCGGAACTGAAATGGATCGCAGAATACGCAGATTTGCACGGCATACTGGTCGCGCCGCACGGAACTGCAAACGGCCTTTTGGGACTGGCTGCACTCGTACAAATGTCGGCCGCTCTACCCGCCAATTATATCGGCTTTGAATATCCTGTCGGAGACCCTGACTGGTGGTATGACATTGTTGAAGGGCTTCCTGATCCGATTGTGTGCGACGGCCATATCGACGTTCCCAACCGTCCCGGCATGGGCGTGGACCTAATCCCCGAAAAAGCCATGGCGTATCTTGCGCCCGAACATGCAGGTTTCTTCGATTAA
- a CDS encoding sugar ABC transporter substrate-binding protein → MTKLLSISALALAASTAGAAAQDIGACLITKTDTNPFFVKMKEGATAKAEELGINLKSYAGKIDGDHESQVAAIETCIADGAKGILLTASDTSSIVSSVQQARDAGILVIALDTPLNPIDAADATFATDNFLAGELIGKWAAAKLGDDAADAKIAMLDLGVSQPTVGVLRDQGFLQGFGIELGDPNKWGDEDDPRIVGNDVTAGNEEGGRRAMENLLAKDPMINVVYTINEPAAAGAYEALKAIGREEDVIIVSVDGGCPGVQNVADGVIGATSQQYPLDMAALGIEAIAQYAADGTLPQPTEGKDFFDTGVALVTGEPVDGVDSITVEEGMDLCWG, encoded by the coding sequence ATGACAAAACTACTTTCCATCAGTGCGCTTGCGCTGGCCGCTTCTACTGCTGGTGCTGCTGCGCAGGACATCGGTGCCTGCCTGATCACCAAAACGGATACCAACCCGTTCTTTGTGAAAATGAAAGAGGGCGCCACAGCCAAGGCCGAAGAGTTGGGCATCAACCTGAAGTCCTATGCCGGCAAAATCGACGGGGACCATGAAAGCCAAGTCGCCGCGATCGAGACCTGCATCGCTGATGGCGCGAAGGGCATTCTTCTTACCGCGTCGGACACATCCTCTATCGTGTCATCTGTTCAGCAAGCGCGAGATGCGGGGATCTTGGTAATTGCGCTCGACACTCCGCTGAACCCGATTGACGCGGCCGATGCGACCTTCGCCACGGACAATTTTCTGGCTGGTGAACTGATTGGCAAATGGGCCGCCGCGAAGTTGGGCGATGATGCGGCGGATGCTAAGATCGCGATGCTGGATCTGGGCGTCAGCCAGCCAACCGTTGGCGTGCTGCGCGATCAGGGCTTTTTGCAAGGTTTCGGAATTGAACTTGGCGATCCCAACAAATGGGGCGATGAGGACGATCCACGCATCGTTGGCAATGACGTGACTGCCGGCAACGAAGAGGGTGGTCGCCGGGCAATGGAGAACCTGCTTGCCAAGGATCCGATGATCAACGTCGTCTATACGATAAACGAACCCGCCGCCGCAGGCGCTTACGAGGCGCTGAAGGCAATTGGCCGTGAAGAGGATGTGATCATCGTGTCCGTTGATGGCGGCTGTCCCGGTGTTCAGAATGTCGCCGATGGTGTGATCGGCGCGACATCGCAACAATACCCGCTGGATATGGCCGCTCTGGGTATCGAAGCGATTGCCCAATACGCTGCTGATGGCACGCTGCCACAGCCAACGGAGGGCAAGGATTTCTTCGACACCGGTGTTG
- a CDS encoding TolB family protein, with protein MKSLIRIYDLATGRADTLIALDRHIEAPNWTPDGDALIVNGDGRLYRVDLNSPALGLIETGFATKINNDHGISPDGSQLVISDSTEDGESAIYTLPASGGQPKRVTPLVPSYWHGWSPDGKTLAYTAKRGASYQIYTCHVAGGDETQITNDFDHCDGPDYTPDGEWIWFNGERDGNVDLWRVRPDGGEAEKMTSGDSVNWFPHPSPDGRNVLYLAYQAGTQGHPGGKDVELRLMPTEGGQSKVLLELYGGQGTINVPCWAPDGSKFAFMSYEAD; from the coding sequence ATGAAAAGTCTCATCCGGATTTACGATCTCGCCACCGGCCGCGCAGATACTTTGATTGCATTAGACAGGCATATCGAGGCCCCCAACTGGACACCCGATGGCGACGCCCTGATCGTCAACGGCGATGGCCGGCTCTATCGCGTTGACCTGAATTCACCGGCGCTTGGCCTCATCGAGACCGGATTTGCGACAAAGATCAACAATGATCACGGCATTTCGCCGGACGGTTCACAACTGGTCATCAGCGATTCCACTGAGGACGGCGAAAGTGCGATCTATACATTGCCGGCATCGGGGGGACAGCCAAAGCGCGTCACACCGCTTGTTCCGTCCTACTGGCACGGGTGGTCGCCCGATGGAAAAACTTTGGCCTATACGGCAAAGCGGGGCGCAAGCTACCAAATATATACCTGCCACGTGGCCGGCGGTGACGAGACGCAGATAACGAACGATTTTGACCACTGTGACGGCCCCGATTATACGCCCGATGGCGAGTGGATCTGGTTCAACGGCGAGCGTGATGGCAATGTCGACCTTTGGCGGGTCCGGCCCGACGGGGGCGAGGCGGAAAAAATGACATCCGGTGACAGCGTCAACTGGTTCCCTCATCCTTCGCCCGATGGCAGAAATGTTCTGTATCTCGCCTACCAAGCCGGAACCCAGGGACACCCAGGCGGAAAAGACGTCGAGTTACGCTTGATGCCTACGGAGGGAGGACAGTCAAAGGTCTTGCTTGAGCTTTACGGAGGACAGGGAACGATCAACGTTCCATGCTGGGCGCCCGACGGAAGCAAGTTCGCCTTCATGAGTTACGAAGCGGACTAA